From one Oncorhynchus keta strain PuntledgeMale-10-30-2019 chromosome 30, Oket_V2, whole genome shotgun sequence genomic stretch:
- the LOC127913951 gene encoding uncharacterized protein LOC127913951 isoform X11, with amino-acid sequence MKIKAETLCKRSDKILNKSSTVMYSLRVTVRVMYSLRVTVRVMYSLRVTVRVMYSLRVTVRVMYSLRVTVRVMYSLRVTVRVMYSLRVTVRVMYSLQVTVRVMYSLQVTVRVMYSLRVTVRVMYSLRVTVRVMYSLRVTVRVMYSLRVTVRVMYSLQVTVRVMYSLRVTVRVMYSLRVTVRVMYSLQVTVRVMYSLQVTVRVMYSLQVTVRVMYSLQVTVRVMYSLQVTVRVMYSLRVTVRVMYSLRVTVRVMYSLQVTVRVMYSLRVTVRVMYSLRVTVRVMYSLRVTVRVMYSLRVTVRVMYSLRVTVRVMYSLRVTVRVMYSLQVTVRVMYSLQVTVRVMYSLQVTVRVMYSLRVTVRVMYSLQVTVRVMYSLRVTVRVMYSLRVTVRVMYSLQVTVRVMYSLRVTVRVMYSLQVTVRVMYSLRVTVRVMYSLRVTVRVMYSLQVTVRVMYSLQVTVRVMYSLRVTVRVMYSLRVTVRVMYSLRVTVRVMYSLRVTVRVMYSLRVTVRVMYSLRVTVRVMYSLRVTVRVMYSLQVTQSG; translated from the exons ATGAAAATAAAAGCAGAAACATTGTGCAAGAGATCAGATAAAATACTAAACAAGAGCAGCACAGTCATGTACAGTCTACGGgtgacagtcagggtgatgtacagtctacgggtgacagtcagggtgatgtacagtctacgggtgacagtcagggtgatgtacagtctacgggtgacagtcagggtgatgtacagtctacgggtgacagtcagggtgatgtacagtctacgggtgacagtcagggtgatgtacagtctacgggtgacagtcagggtgatgtacagtctacaggtgacagtcagggtgatgtacagtctacaggtgacagtcagggtgatgtacagtctacgggtgacagtcagggtgatgtacagtctacgggtgacagtcagggtgatgtacagtctacgggtgacagtcagggtgatgtacagtctacgg gtgacagtcagggtgatgtacagtctacag gtgacagtcagggtgatgtacagtctacgggtgacagtcagggtgatgtacagtctacgggtgacagtcagggtgatgtacagtctacaggtgacagtcagggtgatgtacagtctacaggtgacagtcagggtgatgtacagtctacaggtgacagtcagggtgatgtacagtctacaggtgacagtcagggtgatgtacagtctacaggtgacagtcagggtgatgtacagtctacgggtgacagtcagggtgatgtacagtctacgg gtgacagtcagggtgatgtacagtctacaggtgacagtcagggtgatgtacagtctacgggtgacagtcagggtgatgtacagtctacgggtgacagtcagggtgatgtacagtctacgggtgacagtcagggtgatgtacagtctacgggtgacagtcagggtgatgtacagtctacgg gtgacagtcagggtgatgtacagtctacgggtgacagtcagggtgatgtacagtctacaggtgacagtcagggtgatgtacagtctacaggtgacagtcagggtgatgtacagtctacaggtgacagtcagggtgatgtacagtctacgggtgacagtcagggtgatgtacagtctacaggtgacagtcagggtgatgtacagtctacgggtgacagtcagggtgatgtacagtctacgg gtgacagtcagggtgatgtacagtctacaggtgacagtcagggtgatgtacagtctacgggtgacagtcagggtgatgtacagtctacaggtgacagtcagggtgatgtacagtctacgggtgacagtcagggtgatgtacagtctacgg gtgacagtcagggtgatgtacagtctacaggtgacagtcagggtgatgtacagtctacaggtgacagtcagggtgatgtacagtctacgggtgacagtcagggtgatgtacagtctacgggtgacagtcagggtgatgtacagtctacgggtgacagtcagggtgatgtacagtctacgggtgacagtcagggtgatgtacagtctacgggtgacagtcagggtgatgtacagtctacgg gtgacagtcagggtgatgtacagtctacgggtgacagtcagggtgatgtacagtctacaggtgacacagtcagggtga
- the LOC127913951 gene encoding uncharacterized protein LOC127913951 isoform X23, with the protein MKIKAETLCKRSDKILNKSSTVMYSLRVTVRVMYSLRVTVRVMYSLRVTVRVMYSLRVTVRVMYSLRVTVRVMYSLRVTVRVMYSLRVTVRVMYSLQVTVRVMYSLQVTVRVMYSLRVTVRVMYSLRVTVRVMYSLRVTVRVMYSLRVTVRVMYSLQVTVRVMYSLRVTVRVMYSLRVTVRVMYSLQVTVRVMYSLQVTVRVMYSLQVTVRVMYSLQVTVRVMYSLQVTVRVMYSLRVTVRVMYSLRVTVRVMYSLQVTVRVMYSLRVTVRVMYSLRVTVRVMYSLRVTVRVMYSLRVTVRVMYSLRVTVRVMYSLRVTVRVMYSLQVTVRVMYSLQVTVRVMYSLQVTVRVMYSLRVTVRVMYSLQVTVRVMYSLRVTVRVMYSLRVTVRVMYSLQVTVRVMYSLQVTVRVMYSLRVTVRVMYSLRVTVRVMYSLRVTVRVMYSLRVTVRVMYSLRVTVRVMYSLRVTVRVMYSLRVTVRVMYSLQVTQSG; encoded by the exons ATGAAAATAAAAGCAGAAACATTGTGCAAGAGATCAGATAAAATACTAAACAAGAGCAGCACAGTCATGTACAGTCTACGGgtgacagtcagggtgatgtacagtctacgggtgacagtcagggtgatgtacagtctacgggtgacagtcagggtgatgtacagtctacgggtgacagtcagggtgatgtacagtctacgggtgacagtcagggtgatgtacagtctacgggtgacagtcagggtgatgtacagtctacgggtgacagtcagggtgatgtacagtctacaggtgacagtcagggtgatgtacagtctacaggtgacagtcagggtgatgtacagtctacgggtgacagtcagggtgatgtacagtctacgggtgacagtcagggtgatgtacagtctacgggtgacagtcagggtgatgtacagtctacgg gtgacagtcagggtgatgtacagtctacag gtgacagtcagggtgatgtacagtctacgggtgacagtcagggtgatgtacagtctacgggtgacagtcagggtgatgtacagtctacaggtgacagtcagggtgatgtacagtctacaggtgacagtcagggtgatgtacagtctacaggtgacagtcagggtgatgtacagtctacaggtgacagtcagggtgatgtacagtctacaggtgacagtcagggtgatgtacagtctacgggtgacagtcagggtgatgtacagtctacgg gtgacagtcagggtgatgtacagtctacaggtgacagtcagggtgatgtacagtctacgggtgacagtcagggtgatgtacagtctacgggtgacagtcagggtgatgtacagtctacgggtgacagtcagggtgatgtacagtctacgggtgacagtcagggtgatgtacagtctacgg gtgacagtcagggtgatgtacagtctacgggtgacagtcagggtgatgtacagtctacaggtgacagtcagggtgatgtacagtctacaggtgacagtcagggtgatgtacagtctacaggtgacagtcagggtgatgtacagtctacgggtgacagtcagggtgatgtacagtctacaggtgacagtcagggtgatgtacagtctacgggtgacagtcagggtgatgtacagtctacgg gtgacagtcagggtgatgtacagtctacaggtgacagtcagggtgatgtacagtctacaggtgacagtcagggtgatgtacagtctacgggtgacagtcagggtgatgtacagtctacgggtgacagtcagggtgatgtacagtctacgggtgacagtcagggtgatgtacagtctacgggtgacagtcagggtgatgtacagtctacgggtgacagtcagggtgatgtacagtctacgg gtgacagtcagggtgatgtacagtctacgggtgacagtcagggtgatgtacagtctacaggtgacacagtcagggtga
- the LOC127913951 gene encoding uncharacterized protein LOC127913951 isoform X28 yields MKIKAETLCKRSDKILNKSSTVMYSLRVTVRVMYSLRVTVRVMYSLRVTVRVMYSLRVTVRVMYSLRVTVRVMYSLRVTVRVMYSLRVTVRVMYSLQVTVRVMYSLQVTVRVMYSLRVTVRVMYSLRVTVRVMYSLRVTVRVMYSLRVTVRVMYSLQVTVRVMYSLRVTVRVMYSLRVTVRVMYSLQVTVRVMYSLQVTVRVMYSLQVTVRVMYSLQVTVRVMYSLQVTVRVMYSLRVTVRVMYSLRVTVRVMYSLQVTVRVMYSLRVTVRVMYSLRVTVRVMYSLRVTVRVMYSLRVTVRVMYSLRVTVRVMYSLRVTVRVMYSLQVTVRVMYSLQVTVRVMYSLQVTVRVMYSLRVTVRVMYSLQVTVRVMYSLRVTVRVMYSLRVTVRVMYSLQVTVRVMYSLRVTVRVMYSLRVTVRVMYSLRVTVRVMYSLRVTVRVMYSLRVTVRVMYSLRVTVRVMYSLRVTVRVMYSLQVTQSG; encoded by the exons ATGAAAATAAAAGCAGAAACATTGTGCAAGAGATCAGATAAAATACTAAACAAGAGCAGCACAGTCATGTACAGTCTACGGgtgacagtcagggtgatgtacagtctacgggtgacagtcagggtgatgtacagtctacgggtgacagtcagggtgatgtacagtctacgggtgacagtcagggtgatgtacagtctacgggtgacagtcagggtgatgtacagtctacgggtgacagtcagggtgatgtacagtctacgggtgacagtcagggtgatgtacagtctacaggtgacagtcagggtgatgtacagtctacaggtgacagtcagggtgatgtacagtctacgggtgacagtcagggtgatgtacagtctacgggtgacagtcagggtgatgtacagtctacgggtgacagtcagggtgatgtacagtctacgg gtgacagtcagggtgatgtacagtctacag gtgacagtcagggtgatgtacagtctacgggtgacagtcagggtgatgtacagtctacgggtgacagtcagggtgatgtacagtctacaggtgacagtcagggtgatgtacagtctacaggtgacagtcagggtgatgtacagtctacaggtgacagtcagggtgatgtacagtctacaggtgacagtcagggtgatgtacagtctacaggtgacagtcagggtgatgtacagtctacgggtgacagtcagggtgatgtacagtctacgg gtgacagtcagggtgatgtacagtctacaggtgacagtcagggtgatgtacagtctacgggtgacagtcagggtgatgtacagtctacgggtgacagtcagggtgatgtacagtctacgggtgacagtcagggtgatgtacagtctacgggtgacagtcagggtgatgtacagtctacgg gtgacagtcagggtgatgtacagtctacgggtgacagtcagggtgatgtacagtctacaggtgacagtcagggtgatgtacagtctacaggtgacagtcagggtgatgtacagtctacaggtgacagtcagggtgatgtacagtctacgggtgacagtcagggtgatgtacagtctacaggtgacagtcagggtgatgtacagtctacgggtgacagtcagggtgatgtacagtctacgg gtgacagtcagggtgatgtacagtctacaggtgacagtcagggtgatgtacagtctacgggtgacagtcagggtgatgtacagtctacgggtgacagtcagggtgatgtacagtctacgggtgacagtcagggtgatgtacagtctacgggtgacagtcagggtgatgtacagtctacgggtgacagtcagggtgatgtacagtctacgg gtgacagtcagggtgatgtacagtctacgggtgacagtcagggtgatgtacagtctacaggtgacacagtcagggtga
- the LOC127913951 gene encoding uncharacterized protein LOC127913951 isoform X5, which produces MKIKAETLCKRSDKILNKSSTVMYSLRVTVRVMYSLRVTVRVMYSLRVTVRVMYSLRVTVRVMYSLRVTVRVMYSLRVTVRVMYSLRVTVRVMYSLQVTVRVMYSLQVTVRVMYSLRVTVRVMYSLRVTVRVMYSLRVTVRVMYSLRVTVRVMYSLQVTVRVMYSLRVTVRVMYSLRVTVRVMYSLQVTVRVMYSLQVTVRVMYSLQVTVRVMYSLQVTVRVMYSLQVTVRVMYSLRVTVRVMYSLRVTVRVMYSLQVTVRVMYSLRVTVRVMYSLRVTVRVMYSLRVTVRVMYSLRVTVRVMYSLRVTVRVMYSLRVTVRVMYSLQVTVRVMYSLQVTVRVMYSLQVTVRVMYSLRVTVRVMYSLQVTVRVMYSLRVTVRVMYSLRVTVRVMYSLQVTVRVMYSLQVTVRVMYSLQVTVRVMYSLRVTVRVMYSLQVTVRVMYSLRVTVRVMYSLRVTVRVMYSLQVTVRVMYSLQVTVRVMYSLRVTVRVMYSLRVTVRVMYSLRVTVRVMYSLRVTVRVMYSLRVTVRVMYSLRVTVRVMYSLRVTVRVMYSLQVTQSG; this is translated from the exons ATGAAAATAAAAGCAGAAACATTGTGCAAGAGATCAGATAAAATACTAAACAAGAGCAGCACAGTCATGTACAGTCTACGGgtgacagtcagggtgatgtacagtctacgggtgacagtcagggtgatgtacagtctacgggtgacagtcagggtgatgtacagtctacgggtgacagtcagggtgatgtacagtctacgggtgacagtcagggtgatgtacagtctacgggtgacagtcagggtgatgtacagtctacgggtgacagtcagggtgatgtacagtctacaggtgacagtcagggtgatgtacagtctacaggtgacagtcagggtgatgtacagtctacgggtgacagtcagggtgatgtacagtctacgggtgacagtcagggtgatgtacagtctacgggtgacagtcagggtgatgtacagtctacgg gtgacagtcagggtgatgtacagtctacag gtgacagtcagggtgatgtacagtctacgggtgacagtcagggtgatgtacagtctacgggtgacagtcagggtgatgtacagtctacaggtgacagtcagggtgatgtacagtctacaggtgacagtcagggtgatgtacagtctacaggtgacagtcagggtgatgtacagtctacaggtgacagtcagggtgatgtacagtctacaggtgacagtcagggtgatgtacagtctacgggtgacagtcagggtgatgtacagtctacgg gtgacagtcagggtgatgtacagtctacaggtgacagtcagggtgatgtacagtctacgggtgacagtcagggtgatgtacagtctacgggtgacagtcagggtgatgtacagtctacgggtgacagtcagggtgatgtacagtctacgggtgacagtcagggtgatgtacagtctacgg gtgacagtcagggtgatgtacagtctacgggtgacagtcagggtgatgtacagtctacaggtgacagtcagggtgatgtacagtctacaggtgacagtcagggtgatgtacagtctacaggtgacagtcagggtgatgtacagtctacgggtgacagtcagggtgatgtacagtctacaggtgacagtcagggtgatgtacagtctacgg gtgacagtcagggtgatgtacagtctacgggtgacagtcagggtgatgtacagtctacaggtgacagtcagggtgatgtacagtctacaggtgacagtcagggtgatgtacagtctacaggtgacagtcagggtgatgtacagtctacgggtgacagtcagggtgatgtacagtctacaggtgacagtcagggtgatgtacagtctacgggtgacagtcagggtgatgtacagtctacgg gtgacagtcagggtgatgtacagtctacaggtgacagtcagggtgatgtacagtctacaggtgacagtcagggtgatgtacagtctacgggtgacagtcagggtgatgtacagtctacgggtgacagtcagggtgatgtacagtctacgggtgacagtcagggtgatgtacagtctacgggtgacagtcagggtgatgtacagtctacgggtgacagtcagggtgatgtacagtctacgg gtgacagtcagggtgatgtacagtctacgggtgacagtcagggtgatgtacagtctacaggtgacacagtcagggtga
- the LOC127913951 gene encoding uncharacterized protein LOC127913951 isoform X10, translated as MKIKAETLCKRSDKILNKSSTVMYSLRVTVRVMYSLRVTVRVMYSLRVTVRVMYSLRVTVRVMYSLRVTVRVMYSLRVTVRVMYSLRVTVRVMYSLQVTVRVMYSLQVTVRVMYSLRVTVRVMYSLRVTVRVMYSLRVTVRVMYSLRVTVRVMYSLQVTVRVMYSLRVTVRVMYSLRVTVRVMYSLQVTVRVMYSLQVTVRVMYSLQVTVRVMYSLQVTVRVMYSLQVTVRVMYSLRVTVRVMYSLRVTVRVMYSLQVTVRVMYSLRVTVRVMYSLRVTVRVMYSLRVTVRVMYSLRVTVRVMYSLRVTVRVMYSLRVTVRVMYSLQVTVRVMYSLQVTVRVMYSLQVTVRVMYSLRVTVRVMYSLRVTVRVMYSLQVTVRVMYSLQVTVRVMYSLQVTVRVMYSLRVTVRVMYSLQVTVRVMYSLRVTVRVMYSLRVTVRVMYSLQVTVRVMYSLQVTVRVMYSLRVTVRVMYSLRVTVRVMYSLRVTVRVMYSLRVTVRVMYSLRVTVRVMYSLRVTVRVMYSLRVTVRVMYSLQVTQSG; from the exons ATGAAAATAAAAGCAGAAACATTGTGCAAGAGATCAGATAAAATACTAAACAAGAGCAGCACAGTCATGTACAGTCTACGGgtgacagtcagggtgatgtacagtctacgggtgacagtcagggtgatgtacagtctacgggtgacagtcagggtgatgtacagtctacgggtgacagtcagggtgatgtacagtctacgggtgacagtcagggtgatgtacagtctacgggtgacagtcagggtgatgtacagtctacgggtgacagtcagggtgatgtacagtctacaggtgacagtcagggtgatgtacagtctacaggtgacagtcagggtgatgtacagtctacgggtgacagtcagggtgatgtacagtctacgggtgacagtcagggtgatgtacagtctacgggtgacagtcagggtgatgtacagtctacgg gtgacagtcagggtgatgtacagtctacag gtgacagtcagggtgatgtacagtctacgggtgacagtcagggtgatgtacagtctacgggtgacagtcagggtgatgtacagtctacaggtgacagtcagggtgatgtacagtctacaggtgacagtcagggtgatgtacagtctacaggtgacagtcagggtgatgtacagtctacaggtgacagtcagggtgatgtacagtctacaggtgacagtcagggtgatgtacagtctacgggtgacagtcagggtgatgtacagtctacgg gtgacagtcagggtgatgtacagtctacaggtgacagtcagggtgatgtacagtctacgggtgacagtcagggtgatgtacagtctacgggtgacagtcagggtgatgtacagtctacgggtgacagtcagggtgatgtacagtctacgggtgacagtcagggtgatgtacagtctacgg gtgacagtcagggtgatgtacagtctacgggtgacagtcagggtgatgtacagtctacaggtgacagtcagggtgatgtacagtctacaggtgacagtcagggtgatgtacagtctacaggtgacagtcagggtgatgtacagtctacgg gtgacagtcagggtgatgtacagtctacgggtgacagtcagggtgatgtacagtctacaggtgacagtcagggtgatgtacagtctacaggtgacagtcagggtgatgtacagtctacaggtgacagtcagggtgatgtacagtctacgggtgacagtcagggtgatgtacagtctacaggtgacagtcagggtgatgtacagtctacgggtgacagtcagggtgatgtacagtctacgg gtgacagtcagggtgatgtacagtctacaggtgacagtcagggtgatgtacagtctacaggtgacagtcagggtgatgtacagtctacgggtgacagtcagggtgatgtacagtctacgggtgacagtcagggtgatgtacagtctacgggtgacagtcagggtgatgtacagtctacgggtgacagtcagggtgatgtacagtctacgggtgacagtcagggtgatgtacagtctacgg gtgacagtcagggtgatgtacagtctacgggtgacagtcagggtgatgtacagtctacaggtgacacagtcagggtga
- the LOC127913951 gene encoding uncharacterized protein LOC127913951 isoform X34, translating to MKIKAETLCKRSDKILNKSSTVMYSLRVTVRVMYSLRVTVRVMYSLRVTVRVMYSLRVTVRVMYSLRVTVRVMYSLRVTVRVMYSLRVTVRVMYSLQVTVRVMYSLQVTVRVMYSLRVTVRVMYSLRVTVRVMYSLRVTVRVMYSLRVTVRVMYSLQVTVRVMYSLRVTVRVMYSLRVTVRVMYSLQVTVRVMYSLQVTVRVMYSLQVTVRVMYSLQVTVRVMYSLQVTVRVMYSLRVTVRVMYSLRVTVRVMYSLQVTVRVMYSLRVTVRVMYSLRVTVRVMYSLRVTVRVMYSLRVTVRVMYSLRVTVRVMYSLRVTVRVMYSLQVTVRVMYSLQVTVRVMYSLQVTVRVMYSLRVTVRVMYSLQVTVRVMYSLQVTVRVMYSLQVTVRVMYSLRVTVRVMYSLRVTVRVMYSLRVTVRVMYSLRVTVRVMYSLRVTVRVMYSLRVTVRVMYSLRVTVRVMYSLQVTQSG from the exons ATGAAAATAAAAGCAGAAACATTGTGCAAGAGATCAGATAAAATACTAAACAAGAGCAGCACAGTCATGTACAGTCTACGGgtgacagtcagggtgatgtacagtctacgggtgacagtcagggtgatgtacagtctacgggtgacagtcagggtgatgtacagtctacgggtgacagtcagggtgatgtacagtctacgggtgacagtcagggtgatgtacagtctacgggtgacagtcagggtgatgtacagtctacgggtgacagtcagggtgatgtacagtctacaggtgacagtcagggtgatgtacagtctacaggtgacagtcagggtgatgtacagtctacgggtgacagtcagggtgatgtacagtctacgggtgacagtcagggtgatgtacagtctacgggtgacagtcagggtgatgtacagtctacgg gtgacagtcagggtgatgtacagtctacag gtgacagtcagggtgatgtacagtctacgggtgacagtcagggtgatgtacagtctacgggtgacagtcagggtgatgtacagtctacaggtgacagtcagggtgatgtacagtctacaggtgacagtcagggtgatgtacagtctacaggtgacagtcagggtgatgtacagtctacaggtgacagtcagggtgatgtacagtctacaggtgacagtcagggtgatgtacagtctacgggtgacagtcagggtgatgtacagtctacgg gtgacagtcagggtgatgtacagtctacaggtgacagtcagggtgatgtacagtctacgggtgacagtcagggtgatgtacagtctacgggtgacagtcagggtgatgtacagtctacgggtgacagtcagggtgatgtacagtctacgggtgacagtcagggtgatgtacagtctacgg gtgacagtcagggtgatgtacagtctacgggtgacagtcagggtgatgtacagtctacaggtgacagtcagggtgatgtacagtctacaggtgacagtcagggtgatgtacagtctacaggtgacagtcagggtgatgtacagtctacgggtgacagtcagggtgatgtacagtctacag gtgacagtcagggtgatgtacagtctacaggtgacagtcagggtgatgtacagtctacaggtgacagtcagggtgatgtacagtctacgggtgacagtcagggtgatgtacagtctacgggtgacagtcagggtgatgtacagtctacgggtgacagtcagggtgatgtacagtctacgggtgacagtcagggtgatgtacagtctacgggtgacagtcagggtgatgtacagtctacgg gtgacagtcagggtgatgtacagtctacgggtgacagtcagggtgatgtacagtctacaggtgacacagtcagggtga